The Cydia splendana chromosome 8, ilCydSple1.2, whole genome shotgun sequence genome contains a region encoding:
- the LOC134793291 gene encoding probable DNA replication complex GINS protein PSF2, giving the protein MDPYEIEFIGENRIVSIIPNFTYDKIYLICGEFGPFRAGLPMNVPLWLAVMLKQKQKCRMVPPDWMDIEVLEGIKEAEKTSRFFTKMPNEHYMVEAKLILGTAPEDVPRAAEIKTIIKDIWDIRMSKLRTSMDALMKAGGSYGRLDHLTMMEINSVKPLLPEAMDELHRIQMMTSKNIPSSSLNTSSFSQSGNSQHL; this is encoded by the exons ATGGATCCTTACGAAATAGAGTTCATTGGCGAGAACCGAATAGTTAGTATCATACCGAATTTCACTTACGACAAAATCTACTTGATTTGCGGCGAATTTGGGCCTTTCCGGGCGGGTTTGCCGATGAACGTGCCCCTGTGGCTAGCTGTGATGCTCAAGCAGAAGCAGAAGTGTCGCATGGTGCCTCCTGACTGGATGGATATTGAAGTTTTAGAAGGAATTAAAGAGGCGGAGAAAACCTCCag GTTCTTCACAAAAATGCCCAATGAACACTACATGGTAGAAGCCAAGCTCATCCTCGGAACAGCCCCTGAAGACGTCCCCCGAGCCGCAGAGATTAAAACTATAATCAAAGACATTTGGGACATCCGCATGTCAAAGCTCCGAACTTCTATGGATGCTCTGATGAAGGCGGGGGGGAGCTACGGTAGGCTGGACCATTTGACCATGATGGAGATCAACTCGGTGAAGCCGCTGCTGCCGGAGGCTATGGATGAGTTACATAGGATACAGATG ATGACATCGAAGAACATTCCCTCGTCCAGCCTCAACACCAGCTCTTTTAGTCAGTCTGGGAACTCACAGCACTTATAA